The following proteins are encoded in a genomic region of Diabrotica virgifera virgifera chromosome 1, PGI_DIABVI_V3a:
- the LOC114325764 gene encoding uncharacterized protein LOC114325764, which produces MLIKAQVRYPEYYRVQDAIGECKRELGSTVDELTNVKLGIITPGTGRQVLCVHRRLGYMDLNGDIIPGPYELHIAAVTDDKGRQAEFRRCGAPQGLLPAEVKAINFDRCFQAILQIMGRDG; this is translated from the coding sequence GCTCAAGTTCGCTATCCTGAATATTATAGAGTACAGGACGCCATCGGTGAATGCAAAAGGGAATTAGGTTCAACAGTAGATGAACTCACAAACGTTAAACTTGGGATCATAACCCCTGGTACTGGCAGGCAAGTTCTTTGTGTTCATCGTAGATTGGGATATATGGATCTGAATGGAGACATTATCCCTGGTCCGTATGAGCTACACATTGCAGCTGTTACTGATGACAAGGGCCGCCAGGCAGAATTTAGAAGATGTGGCGCACCTCAAGGTCTCCTACCTGCCGAAGTTAAAGCTATTAATTTTGATAGATGTTTCCAAGCCATTTTACAAATAATGGGTCGTGATGGTTGA